GCCGGGCTTCACCATATGGCGTTCGGCATAATAGCGCAGATGCTGTTCCAGATCCTCCACGAACTGGCGCCGTTCGGGGCGCGGGCCGACGAAGCTCATCTCGCCCTTCAGCACGGTCCAGGTCTGCGGCAGTTCATCGATGCGCAGCTTGCGCAGCCAATAGCCCAGGCGGGTGATGCGCGGATCGTCCTTTTCCGCCCAGACCGCCTGGCCGTCGACCTCGGCATCCAGCCGCATGGTGCGCAGCTTCACGATCCAGAATTCCTGGCCGAACAGGCCGACGCGCTGCTGCCGGTAGAAAGCCGGTCCCTTGCTGTCCATCTTCACCAGGATCGCGGCGAGCAGGATGATGGGGCCGGTCAGCGCCAGCAGGATCGAACTGGCGACGATGTCGAACAGGCGCTTGGCGAAGCTGGAGATGCGGCGACCGGCGGAAAACCCATCGGAAAAGATCAGCCAGCTGGGATTGACGCTGGCCAGGTCAACGCGGCCCGTTTCCCGTTCCAGGAAGGTGGACAGGTCGTTGACATGGACGCCCGTGGTCTTGATCCGCAACAGGTCAGACATGGGGATGGCGTTGCGGCGTTCCTCCAAAGCGAGCACCACTTCGCTGGCGTTCAGACGCACGACGAAGTCGGACAGGTTGAAGACGGCGTCGCGATTGATTGCTTCGGGGATCACCTGCGGCCCGTCATTCATCGCG
This window of the Sphingobium sp. CR2-8 genome carries:
- a CDS encoding TIGR03013 family XrtA/PEP-CTERM system glycosyltransferase: MIRLFKHYVPHAVLLLGLLDFALLLCAAEGGWVLRAHQIGMDVDHVMTRIGPLLSFAIAIQTGMIAVGVYGPEALQSIRFAFARLLVAVSLGVIFLSVLYFLLPGMTLWRSNSLYAMGLAMGLLVLVRLLLGSMLGGEAFKRRLVVLGAGNRANRIKALESKRGAGFLVVGFIAMNDGPQVIPEAINRDAVFNLSDFVVRLNASEVVLALEERRNAIPMSDLLRIKTTGVHVNDLSTFLERETGRVDLASVNPSWLIFSDGFSAGRRISSFAKRLFDIVASSILLALTGPIILLAAILVKMDSKGPAFYRQQRVGLFGQEFWIVKLRTMRLDAEVDGQAVWAEKDDPRITRLGYWLRKLRIDELPQTWTVLKGEMSFVGPRPERRQFVEDLEQHLRYYAERHMVKPGITGWAQINYPYGASIEDSRHKLEYDLYYAKNYTPFLDLLILIQTLRVVLWPDGAR